The following nucleotide sequence is from Coffea eugenioides isolate CCC68of chromosome 10, Ceug_1.0, whole genome shotgun sequence.
ataaaagggaaaagaagactTACTAGTGGATGGGGAGCTGGTAGGTGCTTAAGGTAAAGCGCTACTCTGGAGCTCTCTAGACAGGGAGCGAGCTGGTAGAATTTGCGAAGGAGGAGAAATGAGAAAGGAAGCGTGAAAGTGACGTGTTGTAGGGCCTATTTATAGGCCCCTGGGAGGGAAGCCGAAGAGTCCCGAGTTGAGAATTTGAATTTATTACTGAACGGTTATCTTGGAAAAACGTTCGAACTGACAACCGTCATCATGAGAGGACGTGATCTTTGTAGTGACGGTTATGACAACATGCGTGGCAGTTACTTGGGCAAGGTGCACGGTCGTGGGATCGTGGGTCCCATCCCTGGCAGACCTAGCGCCTCGAAATTTGGTCTAAATTCACGCGACCCCTCGGTGACTCTAGACTCAAGGGGGGCTAGTGTAGTGGGGCAAATCCGCGCATGACACGTGTCAGGTCGGCAGATCACACGCGGCAGGTCGGCCATAGGTACCTCGAGGCTGGCACGGGCCAGCTCGGCATAAGAAAGCCAGCTCGGTGTGTCGGGAGCCTCCTGTGATGGGCTTGATGGGCCGCCGCCTCCGAACATGTAGGGGCTGCCgcatgaaaccctaagaagACTCCGAACCCTAAGGGGATTTTGACTCCTATAAGGAAACTATCCCTCCTCCGGTCCTATATATACTACGCTACCAAGGTTACGCAAGGTACGCTGACAAGTATTCTCTACTATTACTATATCCTTCTACGGccaaactaacttgaccgtcggagttaTCTCAGGGACATCAGTCCCGCCTCCGTTCTTTCTTCTCAGGTCACCTAGCCCGGCCCCAGCTCGATTTGTCCAATCAGGTCGGCCGCATCAGCTCAGCTCGGACGCGGTTTTTGGCAGTCGCATCAGTATACACATTATGATTAAGCGTCTAATAAGTATTTTGAGTAAAAACTCCACTACTTAAGTACTTTTTTAACATAATTCACCCCAATATACTGGCACAAGAAGTCAACAGCCATCAATAGGTTTTGCGAAGAAGGCCACAACATGCATATGGATTTTTGGAATACGAATGCTTAAGATTAGCCCATTCATAAATACTGTAGTTAATTTGCTGATTAGAGAGCAGGGGTAGTATAATATGGTTGCTACCGTAAGTTAGCCACTCTCTTCGCCTTGCGTCCATAACCCTTCACAAGGATCGTTTAGTGGAGCCGTAAGAGTTTTCCGTGCCTTCAGTGTTGCTACACCTGGAAAGTTTAGGCGACTTGTCACCTTTTTCCGATTCGACAAATGCAGGGCCGGAAGTGGAAGGCTGTACTGTCCTGGATGGATTTGAGGTTAGTCGTCGCGCATGGTAAGCGTGGTCATCATCATTGTGCTTTTCAAATCTTTTCCCGTCAGTTCATAGTGGAGCAGTACTAACCATCTTCCAGTACAAGAAGATTTTTACGGCTTCAGAGCACAGAGCTGTCCCATTGCATTGCTTAGAACAAGCACTCACCCCACTTATTAATCAAGTTTCCAAGAAAAACAATCCAAATCGGGAATAGGGAAAgcaacaatttttttaaaaaaatcaagattTCCACGAGCGAAGAAAGTTAAGGTTTtgttttggattgtaattttacaCGGACAAGTGTTACATTTTTTTtctgtaaatatattttttaatcaatttttcaCTTTACACGCATCAAATTATTTCAAtctatttttctacaaaaatttctaAATGCAACAATTCAATCAAGCCCAAAAGATTCTTTAGGAAAGTACTCACGTCGTCATATATCGATGTCTACATGGACATGGATCACTGCATGTAGAATTGAAAGTAGTAAATTGCCTGACAGCTAAAAATTTTGTAACAAAACAGATACCATCCCCGAAAAAAAAGGCTGCCAAAAACCCGTACAGATCACTAGTACTACAACTACCATTTCTAGCCGGTGGGATCGTCATAATAACATCAAAAAAAGTGTCTTCAACAAAGAAAGCTGGTACACTACTTTCCTGCTTTAGTCGAGGAAGATTTCAATGCTGCTATCTTTTACCGATTCGCACGTAGGACAAACCTCAAGAAGTGATTCGCAAGTTGTGCAGGAGCAGAGATGCCTGCAAGGAAGAAAGACAATGGACAATCTTCGAGCTTTACACAGCTTACAAGCTAACTTTTTCAACTCCTGATCTTCTCGGTTTCTGCATTCCCCGTTTGAAGATTCACAAACTGATTCTACGTCAAGGGCCCTGACCAGCTCAAGCCTATTGTTAAGGCCTATGACCATAGCTTCATTGTCCATTGCTTTTCTCTGCCACTCTTGGGCCTCGACCTCTGCCCTTATCAGTAAATTTTGCAGCTCCATGGTTCTGTTTCTTGCAATTTCCAAGTCCTTGTCTTTTTGGTGCATTAAGTTCACAATCTTGGATTCATATCTCTGTAGCAGAACTGCTTGTTGCCTTCCCTTTTCTTGCACAAGTGTCCTCAACCTTTGATTCTGTGATTTTCACAATAACCAAAATTCATTTGATgaaaaaaccaagaaatttaaaggaaattaaattaaaaaaaatctgatCAAAGGATTTCCATCATCAATATCCCCTCATTTGCAAGAGAAGAAAACTAGAAATAAATGATGGTACTGCTTATGAAGAAGCGTGACGCTGATCTATTCCGTGTAAATACGCGGAAACATGGATAATCTGATGCAAATGAGAAAACCCATGTCTCCGTTTTTTGCATTATTACCTCCAACTGCAGTAACCAGTCCATTTCCAGCCTCTGTTTTGCAAGCTCAGAGGCCAAAGATTCAGAGCACGCCATTGACTGAGGGATTTCGCAATCTTTTTCTTGATTAATGATGCTTTGATCAACAAGTTGACGATGGTCTAGGTGTTGTGGCTGATCTTGGAAATAAGCATCATCATCCAACCCCAAAATAGAGTTCACAAGCCAGTCTGGTAAACTACACACGGGTAATGTCAAGCTCATCTTCCAAAGGATATTATTAGAGAAAGCAAAGCCAACTTGAAGTGGAAGTTTTCAAACTGTAGGACTAATTGGAAAAAAGAACGAAAACGAAATGGGTTAGGTAAAAAGCAAGAAAGTTCATGTTCTTGTTAGATTAGAGGAGATGCATGAcctctctccccctttttttccccctcaaAAGTGGAAACTTGATTTGGGTCGAAGAGAACCTCTGCTTTTGGCTTGTTTGGACTCTGAGCTTTGATTGTGGTCTAATTGACCGACGAGTGATGATGATCAGAATCCGTATGCTGTGTTAACCAGACCTCCGAGAGGAAAAGAACTCGTGGCTCTCCCCTTGTGGTGTATGCTTTGAAAACAGACACTACGATTTCAACGGCAAAATTATACCATCTAATGTAATTTTTTCTGTTGGGTGGATAATGTTCACGAGAATAATGTAGAGACATTAAGTGGATTACAGCAAATTTAGTTGAGAAAATGTGAGCGAAACAACAAGATCTGGATAAATGGGGTAAATAAATTATTCTAAAAATGAGAATTTATAACTATACTTATATCCCTCTCAAACGACAGATAATTCTGATTATCCTCGAAATTTCATATGAAATGTGAGATTTGAAATCTCTCTTAAACTAAAGTTTTATGGAACCTAATTACTACTATCTAGTAAAACTAGTATATATATTCATTGGCCGGTTGTCTATGAGTTACAAGTGTGGAAAAAGTTGTATTATTCACAGATAGAACATTGTTCATTTACTTTAATCCAAATATAAGGATAAGGTAGTTTTTTTAGTCTATTTTTTAAGCCAATTATTGAAAGTAGACTTGCAATATTGCCTTTTGCTTCCTTCCCTTTGCGTCTTCTTTATACTCCTCTTTTATGGACGATTTCTGGGCCCACTTTGATGATGTGTTTTTAGGcgtttatataaaattttacaacaatttactttataatttataaaaaaaatttatggagaaattaaaaaacttttttatttttatttttctttatattttgtttctttcctctctttttcttcctctgtGCCACCACCGCCGACTTGCACCAATAGAGGgggagaaagagaaaagagggaGACAAGGGAAGGAGAGATGgagagaagaaacaaaaaaacaaaaaaacaaaaaaccaaaaaataagGGGTAATGGTGGCAACGACAATCAGCTGTATGGGCTAAGGCGAAAATCCAAatgaatagaaaaaaaaatggtgatAGAAGAGAAAAATAAGCATGTGTTGTTTTCAAGTATTTTAGAGTATTTACTTTAAAAACTCAGTGACATTTTTAGAAGTTGCTGTAAGCaaatttatataataaaataacccAAAACATTGGGATGCCAAGCAAAATTTTGCTAAAAGGATCGCTTTTCGCAAAACGTTCTGTGACAGACTCGATTGGGGAGCACATTTGGTGCATTAGAGAAAATATTATAGTAATTGCATTTCAGTTGTCGCTGATCCAATTACAAATTACATATTGACAACCTCTGGACATAAATATTATCCCGGGGGTTTTCAATTCTAAATCATCGAAAGTGCAAATTAATATTGGACTGGTCATAGTATGCAACTACTTTAAGTGGCCGGGCTTGCAATTCCATTTGTACATTGTACTGGATCAAGGACGGCCTAGCAGCAATAGAACTTTCCTAGCTTACAAATCTtcagaaagaagaagaaacataTAACCAATATAGCATAGTGACAGATCAAGCACGTACGCCGCCATAAGTAAACAACTCACTGACAATTTCCATTGGGTTTTACCTATCAAAACTGCAAGACAACGTTGGAAAATTCCTAGCACTCAATCTCATATGATGTTCGTAGTTTCAGATTCAAATTCAGATTGATCATTCTCAAGCCCCCTGTGTCTCCAGACGACACGGCGCTCCAACAGCATCTTCCATTCGTGAATACCATTCACCTATTCGTGTGTGTTCTACCATGTCTTTACCAGACTGAAGATGGCGGATGGGTCTTAAAACACCAAATACTGCTAGATCAGCTAAGTTTGGCTTGGATCCACCTATCAAAAGGAGAAAAGTCAGAGAAGAGCGTCACCACCAAAGTTAGTAATGTCTCAGTTCTGGGTACTAAGGGGAGGATAGGAGAAAACCTAGGAAATCTCGGCCTTTCAGAGCATCCACCCAAGTTTCCGCAGCATCATACAAAGCAGCTCTTTCATCAGTGATGTTATgtcttttcttcaattttttggACACAAAATACATGGCTGCAGCTCCAGCATACCTTGCTATGATTCTCTCTGTGAAGCTGAAATTACCTTGAATGGACGCataattgaaaatttcaacttccAAGTCAACAGAAATACCACTTCTGGTATCAAGCAGAGCAAACATAATTAAACCAGAATAAATAATCCAAAAGCAACACAAACCACGTTGCACTGCACTCGCTTCTGCGCCCTACTTGTTCTACTTCTGAAGTTGTGGTAGTATAAACACAATTTTACCCTCCTCTAGATTTGTGGGAGAAAATATGGACACAAGTTTACTATCAACATAAAGCTTACCATGACTTGTAATGTAGTCAAATGACTCGAGGGCCTCTGAACTACTGCGGTAGATGTTTGGTGATAAGACATGCACCAACTGATTGTCAACCCACCTACACGTGCAAGAACTAATTATTTTTGCAGTTATATGAGGAGAAAACTACGCATCATAGTAGGACATACAGTCTTGGCAACCTATATACCTTGTTTCAGAAAATCAAAATACCAACAAATATTTTTACCATCCACATCTAGTTATGAAGCTAAGGAACTAATAGCTGAAAGTTTATGCAGAGAAATATCAAGAAATTTGAACCAACAGCAAAAGATTCATACCCACGCCATTTATTCTCTTCACCAGCTTCATCTGAGAGATTATCACCTTGAGCCCTAGAACCAACTCTTCGAGATAACTCATCAATTATCTCtacaaagattaaaaaaaaaagaaagtcatAAGTTCATCCACCTTTTCCTCAGAGGTTTCCTAGACTTTTTGGGTTAATGGCCTATTAAAT
It contains:
- the LOC113750149 gene encoding BOI-related E3 ubiquitin-protein ligase 1-like, whose product is MSLTLPVCSLPDWLVNSILGLDDDAYFQDQPQHLDHRQLVDQSIINQEKDCEIPQSMACSESLASELAKQRLEMDWLLQLENQRLRTLVQEKGRQQAVLLQRYESKIVNLMHQKDKDLEIARNRTMELQNLLIRAEVEAQEWQRKAMDNEAMVIGLNNRLELVRALDVESVCESSNGECRNREDQELKKLACKLCKARRLSIVFLPCRHLCSCTTCESLLEVCPTCESVKDSSIEIFLD
- the LOC113749325 gene encoding prostaglandin E synthase 2-like, giving the protein MRRIGGLVALCRAAEGIATSSTAGNVVCNRMLQTALYGTTSAYSRRHHWFTNSNKLVEQPAAHTVAGTMLFSVAASAVSEDVHAKEPVQPKLRPNDVVLYQYEACPFCNKVKAFLDYYDIPYKVVEVNPISKKEIKWSGYKKVPILMVDGEQMIDSSEIIDELSRRVGSRAQGDNLSDEAGEENKWRGWVDNQLVHVLSPNIYRSSSEALESFDYITSHGNFSFTERIIARYAGAAAMYFVSKKLKKRHNITDERAALYDAAETWVDALKGRDFLGGSKPNLADLAVFGVLRPIRHLQSGKDMVEHTRIGEWYSRMEDAVGAPCRLETQGA